DNA sequence from the Pseudophryne corroboree isolate aPseCor3 chromosome 6, aPseCor3.hap2, whole genome shotgun sequence genome:
ACTGCAGACTTATTGTGACACAATGTATTCTATTATATTTTACTAAATAAATATGTTATATTTTTTATAAAATTTCTATATAAGAGAGATATGAATTTTCATTACGAGTGAGAATTTCAGACATACCAAAGGGATCCATTAGCGCCCTGGGGAAAACCTTaccatccctatatatatatatatatatatatatatatatatatatatatatacaggttgagtatcccatatccaaatattccgaaatacggaatattccgaaatacagacttttttgactgagagtgagatagtgaaacctttgttttttgatggctcaatgtacacaaactttgtttaatacactaagttattaaaaatattgtattaaatgaccctcaggctgtgtgtataaggtgtatatgaaacataaatgaattgtgtgactgtagacacactttgtttaatgcacaaagttataaaaaatattggctaaaattaccttcaggctgtgggtataaggtgtatatgtaactttaatgtattctgtgcttagacttaggtcccatcaccatgatatctcattatggtatgcaattattccaaaatacggaaaaatccgatatccaaaatacctctggtcccaagcattttggataagggatactcaacctgtatatatatatatatatatatatatatatatatatataatataatatatacatttgTAGAGAAGGGCACTCAGTCCAGCTTTGAAAAAaatatatccttttaatatcacccCACCATGGGCATTAAAAAGTGAACAGCAAATCGCGGTGGCTCAgcatgaaataataagattttactcaccggtaaatctatttctcgtagtccgtagtggatgctggggactccgtcaggaccatggggaatagcggctccgcaggagacagggcacaaaaagtaaagcttttaggatcacatggtgtgtactggctcctccccctatgaccctcctccaagcctcagttaggatactgtgcccggacgagcgtacacaataaggaaggatattgaatcccgggtaagactcataccagccacaccaatcacaccgtacaacttgtgatctgaacccagttaacagtatgataaccgtaggagcctctgaaaagatggcttccaacaataacaacccgatttttttgtaacaataactatgtacaagtattgcagacaatccgcacttgggatgggcgcccagcatccactacggactacgagaaatagatttaccggtgagtaaaatcttattttctctgacgtcctagtggatgctggggactccgtcaggaccatggggattataccaaagctcccaaacgggcgggagagtgcggatgactctgcagcaccgaatgagagaactccaggtcctccatagccaaggtatcaaatttgtagaattttacaaacgtgttttcccctgaccacgtagctgctcggcaaagttgtaatgccgagacccctcgggcagccgcccaagatgagcccactttccttgtggagtgggcatttacagatttaggttgtggcaggcctgccacagaatgtgcaagttggattgtgctacaaatccagcgagcaatcgtctgctttgacgcaggagcacccatcttgttgggtgcatatagtataaacagcgagtcagactttctgactccagccgtccttgaaatatatattttcaaagctctgacaacgtccagcaacttggagtcctccaaatcgctagtagccgcaggcaccacaataggctggttcaagtgaaacgccgaaaccaccttagggagaaaatgaggacgcgtccgcaattctgccctgtccgaatggaaaatcagataagggcttttggacgataaagccgccaattctgatactctcctggctgaagccagggccagtagcatggttactttccaagtaagatatttcaaatccacggatttgagtggctcaaaccaatgagatttgagaaattccaaaactacattgagatcccacggtgccactggaggcacaaccgggggctgtatatgtagtacacctttgacaaaagtttgtacttcaggcactgaagccaattctctctggaagaaaattgacagggccgaaatttgaaccttaatagatcccaatttgaggcccatagacaatcctgcttgcaggaaatgtaggaatcgacccaactgaaattcctccgtcggggccttcctggcctcacaccacgcaacatattttctccaaatgcggtgataatgttgtgcggtcacttccttcctggctttaattaaagtaggaataacttcctctggaatgcccttttctcttagaatccggcgttcaaccgccatgccgtcaaacgcagtcgcggtaagtcttggaacagacaaggtccctgctgaagctggtcccgtcttagaggtagaggccacggatcttccgtgagcatctcttgaagttccggggaccaagtccttcttggccaatccggagccacgagtattgttcttactccccgtagccatataattctcagtacctttggtatgagaggcagaggaggaaacacatacaccgactggtacacccacggtgttaccagagcgtccacagctattgcctgagggtctcttgacctggcgcaatacctgtccagttttttgttgatgcgggacgccatcatgtccacctttggtttttcccaacggttcacaatcatgtggaaaacttctggatgaagtccccactctcccgggtggaggttgtgcctgctgaggaagtctgcttcccagttgtccactcccggaatgaacactgctgacagtgctatgacatgattttccgccaggcgaagaatccttgcagcttctgtcattgctctcctgcttcttgtgccgccctgtctgtttacgtgggcgactgccgtgatgttgtccgactggatcaacaccggctgaccctgaagcagcggttttgccaggcttagagcattgtaaatcgctcttagctccagtatatttatgtgaagagacgtctccaggtttgaccacacgccctggaagtttcttccttgtgtgactgctccccagcctcgcaggctggcatccgtagtcaccaggacccagtcctgtatgccgaatctgcggccctctaacagatgagcactctgcaaccaccacagaagagacacccttgtctttggcgacagggttatccgctgatgcatctgtagatgcgatccggaccatttgtccagcagatcccactgaaatattcgtgcgtggaatctgccgaatgggattgcttcgtaagaagccaccatctttcccaggactcttgtgcattgatgcacagacacatttcctggttttaggaggttcctgacaagttcggataactccctggctttctcctccggaagaaacacctatttctgaacagtgtccagaatcattcccaggaacagcagacgtgccgtcggggtcaattgagattttggaaaattcagaatccacccgtgttgttgaagcactacttgagttagtgctactccgacctccagctgttctctggaccttgcccttatcaggagatcgtccaagtaagggataattaatacgccttttcttcgtagaagaaccatcatctcggccattaccttggtaaagacccgaggtgccgtggacaaaccaaacggcagtgtctgaaactgataatgacagtcttgtaccacgaacctgaggtacccttggtgtgaagggcaaattgggacatgcaagtaagcatcttttatgtccagggacaccatgaagtccccttcttccagattcgctatcactgctctgagtgactccatcttgaacttgaacttttgtatgtacaggttcaaggatttcaggtttagaataggtcttaccgagccgtccggcttcggtaccacaaaaagtgtggaataatacccctttccctgctgtaggaggggtaccttgactatcacctgctgagaatgcagcttgtgaatggcttccaataccgtcgccctgtgtgagggagacgttggtaaagcagactttaggaaccggcgagggggagacttctcgaattccaacttgtaaccctgagatactacctgcaggatccaagggtccacctgagagtgagcccactgtgtgctgaaactcttgaggcgaccccccaccgcacctgaatccgcttgcaaagccccagcgtcatgctgagggctttgcagaagccggggagggcttctgctcctgggagggagttgcttgctgcaacctcttaccccttcctttgcctctgggcaaatatgactgtccttttgcccgcttgttcttataggaacgaaaggactgcggctgaaaagacggtgtctttttctgttgggaggtgacctgaggtaaaaaggtggattttccggctgttgccgtggccaccaaatccgatagaccgaccccaaataattcctcccctttatacggcaatacttccatatgccgtttggaatccgcatcacctgaccactgtcgcgtccataaacttcttctggcagatatggacatcgcacttatcctcgatgccagagtgcaaatatctctctgagcatcccgcatataaagaaacgcatcctttaaatgctctattgtcaataaaatactgtccctatccagggtatcaatattttcagtcagggaatccgaccacaccaccccggcactgcacatccaggctgaggctattgctggtcgcagtataacaccagtatgtgtgtatatactcttcagtgtagtttccagcctcctatcagctggatccttgagggcggccgtatctggagacggtaacgccacttgctttgataaacgtgtgagcgccttatccaccctagggggtgtttcccagcgcgccctaacctctggcgggaaagggtataatgctaataacttttttgaaattagcagttttctatcgggggtaacccacgcttcatcacacacgtcattcaattcctctgattcaggaaaagctacaggtagttttttcacaccccacataatacccccttttgaggtacctgcagtatcagagatatgcaaagcctccttcattgccgtgatcatataacgtgtggccctactggaaaatacgtttgtttcttcaccgtcgacactagattcgtccgtgtcggtacctgtgtcgactgactgaggtaagggacgcctggacaggtactaactggtttgccggccgtctcatgtcgtcaaccgatttttgcagcgtgctgacattatcacgtaattccataaataaagccatccattctggtgtcgactccctagggggtgacattaccattaccggcaattgctccgcctccacaccaacatcgtcctcatacatgtcgacacacacgtaccgacacacagcagacacacagggaatgctcttatcgaagacaggaccccactagccctttggggagacagagggagagtttgccagcacacacccaagcgctataaaaatatatacaaacaaCCCTATAaaagtgttgtttctgttatatgcgcttaaatatatataatatcgccaaaaattgccccccctctctgttttaccctgtttctgtagtgcagtgcaggggagagtctgggagccttcccctcagcggagctgtgcaggaaaatggcgctgtgtgctgaggagaataagccccgccccctatttcggcgggctttcctcccgttattgctgagacctggcaggggttaaatacatccatatagccccagggactatatgtgatgtattcattTTGCcagaaaaggtatttacattgctgcccagggcgccccccccagcgccctgcaccctccgtgaccgccggtgtgaagtgtgtgacaacaatggcgcacagctgcagtgctgtgcgctacctcatgaagactgaaagtcttctgccgccggtttctggacctcttcgctcttcggcatctgcaaggggtcggcggcgcggctccgggaccggactccatggctgggcctgtgttcgatccctctggagctaatgtccagtagcctaagaagcaaatccatcctgcacgcaggtgagttcacttcttctcccctaagtccctcgtagcagtgagcctgttgccagcaggtctcactgaaagaaaaaaacctaacttaaacttttattctaagcagctcaggagagccacctagattgcacccttctcggccgggcacaaaaatctaactgaggcttggaggagggtcatagggggaggagccagtacacaccatgtgatcctaaaagctttactttttgtgccctgtctcctgcggagccgctattccccatggtcctgacggagtccccagcatccactaggacgtcagagaaaacttgaAATATCATCTCCAAATCACTTGGCGTATCAATGCCTACATATCATTTCCAAAGGTGTTTCATTGTCATAGGGGTACAAATGGTAACTTAGCTGTCATTGCCATTTGTACCCCTATGACAATGAAACACACCTTTGGAAATGATATGTAGGCGTTAATACGCCAAGTGATTTGGAGATGATATTTCAAGTTATTTCATGCTGAGCCACCGCAATTTGCTGTTCACTTTTTAATGCCCATGGTGgggtgatattaaaaggatatattTTTTTCAAAGCTGGACTGAGTGCCCTTCTCTACAAATTCTTGCATTTATCTGGACTGTAATGGAACAGAACTTAAGGAgcaccacatatttaaatattagAGTGTGCAAGTATTTACACataggatctctctctctctctctctctctctctatatatatatatatagcggtggcCCCGAAAGTGGTGGATTTCAATCTTcccagcagggccctcctccctcatgtgctttcCCTCCCTCCCTTATACCATCATCTGCTCACCACTGCCACCAGCGGCACCAAAATTCTGTGTTCAGCTGGTGCTGATTCTGTGGGTATTACGACTGCAGCTCTGGTTATACAGTGTGTATCCCGTGCTCTGTGATGTTTCCtactgtatttggtttttgcctgcactgtgtatatgtatgtacggcgtcgtggaacccttgtggcgccatataattgAAGAATAATGAAAATATTCTTAATCATAATACATGCCTCTTGTTTCATTGCAGCGCTGGGTGGCAGGAACAAGAGGAGAAAGTGAGAAGAGCCGTCAAAAGTGTTGTTAAATGGGATATCTTTGGAAGTGGTTGTGCAGATCCCCTACTTGTACCGCGGGCTGACTGTGtcctcagtctctggataataaatATAATTAGTAAAACGAGGGAAGAATACCAGAGGAACCTGGCATCTGCCACATCATGGCTGAAGGTCGGAGGTTACCTGctgctcttcacggggctgaacatgACATTCTACACACTGGGGCAACACAAGTACTTTATCCTCCCATTGGATGAAGCCTTTGTGCGAGAGTCGGTGACTAAGGCCGGCTGTGTCATTGAGAAGGTGGAGTTACTGAGGAACAAGGTCAGCACTGATAAAGTTGATTATGATCATTTGCTTTTTATCCTGGCCCGCAAGGAACGCGAGGCCTAGAGGTGGCAAATGGGAAGATTCAGCTTATCATGGGCCGACGGCTGCTAACAAAGTACTAGTGCGGGGGAAGGATGGGGCTGTGTAATACTCAGTGgccgattttacctatgggctgcaggactgcatccctcccaggtaaaatccgccaatccgctcagtgtcagtgaagccaggtgCTGTCCGTGACTGACTTCCTATTGGGAGTTCTACCTGCCAATCACAGACACTGCAAgcagtcccactgggaggtgtttcctgcctccaggactgccagaccgggctgccatAAGCAGAGAGCTGTCTTCCtgtgggaagccactccctgcctttcacgcagcccaatccggcttctatgggctgcagccaatgcagatcCATTGCACAAATGCCAGGTTCCGGGGCTgtttcctctcctctctgggcacgGGGTTAGCTGCAGGATTTTCAAGCAAAATGATTCAATAAAGAAATGATTTCTAAATGTCTCAATTGTCTCATATTATTCTGCTCATTATGCGGCTGATGCAGAGTTAAGCTGGAAACACCTCTATACATTTGTCGCGACATTATTATTAAAATTGAACCCGTTCTTTCAATATCGCAAGAATGTATATGTACCTACTATTGGGATGCATTCGGCATTccagcggtcaggatgccggcaggaTGCCGAAGCCGGATTCCTGATAACCCCTCAGGAGACCAGAGCTGGAACAAAACAGCCAACATCCTGCATGTAAGTataggggtgggggttagggttagggcctggggagggggggggggggtgttaggcactataggggataGGTATCCCGAACGCTGGCATTGCATACCCCACCCCTACGATCATGTCTTGTCTGAAGAAAACTAGCTGGATAGAAGGATTGAATCGAATGTGCTGATTCATAGTCATACAATTCGACCAGACAAGATTGTGGACACAAAGGCGTACATTCACCAGTATGCAGACTGTCTCTGTCCATGTGCTCGGTTTCTTAGCTGCcatcattatcagtgcacactGGCGCCATCCCTAATACTTGTGCAAAAGAGCCATCTTAAAATGGGTGTAATTACATTTACACGCTAATTCCACCAATAGCACAAACACACTAATCAGCGCTACTTAGCATTGTACGGGCATCTATAGGTGCAGAGGCCCAATCATTTTGTAGCGCCGCCACTTAGAGAATTAGGAACAATGCTGTGCGGCCCAATCGGTTACAGAGGAACTAGTTATTTTGTAGCCTGTGTTGTATGGGGCCCTGTGGTACATTTACCCCGAATTACACAACACAGAATGGGCTTAGCTGTAGCCCCAACCAATACTTCATTCTtggataagtaataataataataataattttatttatgtagctCTTTTTCCAATACGACTCGAGGCGCTTTACaggcatcaaaaacaatgcacacaagccctaattccgagttgttcgctcgcaagctgcttttagcagctttgcacacgctaagccgctgcctactgggagtgaatcttagcttcttaaaattgcgaatgaaagattcgcaatattgcgaaaagacttctctgtgcagtttctgagtagctcgagacttactctgccagtgcgatcagttcagtgcttgtcgttcctggtttgacgtcacaaacacacccagcgttcgcccagacactcctccgtttccccagccactcccgtgttttttccggaaacggtagcgttttttcccacacgcccataaaacgaccactttccgcccagatacacccacttcctgtcaatcacattacgatcaccagaacgaagaaaaaaacgtgagtaaaatacctcactgcttagcaaatttacttggcgcagtcgcagtgcggacattgcgcatgcgcactaagcggaaaatcgctgagatgcgaagaaatttaccgagcgaacaactcggaatgaccaccataatacagaagatttaagtaaaacAGCAggtgacaagccacacagacataaaaagaaaaccttgagcataaTGCAGGATCGGTGTAGACATTTTGGGTAACaacctccaagggttgtgtattccaccctcaaagGTACCAGGTATGGCAGCCATCTTaggtgcactgcgtaggattaccctgggtggaatagtctacccctagaagagatgacacaaaatggggagattgttaTGTCTAAACACTCAGAGTAGAGTcctaacaaaaccaccaggtccatgtaattttcatcccatccacaagtgtaccagatgaggcagccatgttggatgcactacagaggttacactgtgggaggtgagccatacaaggacccaaatgcatatatgggagaactgacacttgtgtagtagtagtgtgatataccctgtatggataGAACCACATGAAGAACATCCTGCCTGAGGAGGAACCATCCAAGGCCACCATCTGGGATGCACTACGTAGGTCACActagcagggtgtgcaatcagtggaggtacacattacaggaataggacacagtggaggtacacattacaggaatagcacacagtggaggtacacattacaggaatagcacacagtggaggtacacattacagtaacaggacacagtggaggtacacattacaggaatagcacacagtggaggtacacattacaggaataggacacagtgtagatacacattacaggaacagcacacagtggaggtacacattgcaggaacagcacacagtggaggtacacattacaggaacagcacacagtggaggtacacattacaggaatagcacacagtggaggtacacattacaggaacaggacacagtggaggtacacattacaggaacagcacacagtggaggtacacattacaggaatagcacacagtggaggtacacattacaggaacaggacacagtggaggtacacattacaggaacagcacacagtggaggtacacattacaggaacagcacacagtggaggtacacattacaggaatagcacacagtggaggtacacattacaggaacaggacacagtggaggtacacattacaggaacagcacacagtggaggtacacattacaggaatagcacacagtggaggtacacattacaggaacaggacacagtggaggtacacattacaggaataggacacagtggaggtacacattacaggaataggacacagtggaggtacacattacaggaacaggacacagtggaggtacacattacaggaatagcacacagtggaggtacacattacaggaataggacacagtggaggtacacattacaggaataggacacagtggaggtacacattacaggaacagcacacagtggaggtacacattacaggaatagcacacagtggaggtacacattacaggaataggacacagtggaggtacacattacaggaacagcacacagtggaggtacacattacaggaatagcacacagtgggggtacacattacaggaatagcacacagtggaggtacacattacaggaatagcacacagtggaggtacacattacaggaatagcatacagtggggtacacattacaggaatagcacacagtggaggtacacattacaggaatagcacacagtggaggtacaca
Encoded proteins:
- the LOC134933788 gene encoding nicotinamide N-methyltransferase-like, producing the protein MAASSYKYYNDEDFNAKKFVESHFSDGKVSITEESVGFPIKILHGLFSSGQVKGNTLLDISSGALVYQLLSASNVFKEIYVMDFTDANIRHFRQWLEKGKEATDWSYASKQVCQLQGNSAGWQEQEEKVRRAVKSVVKWDIFGSGCADPLLVPRADCVLSLWIINIISKTREEYQRNLASATSWLKVGGYLLLFTGLNMTFYTLGQHKYFILPLDEAFVRESVTKAGCVIEKVELLRNKVSTDKVDYDHLLFILARKEREA